The DNA sequence GTCTTCTTTTTATTTGCGGGTTCTTCCCGGGACAGGTGCGGGTTCTGATCGCGCTCGTGTACCTCGTGGTGTGCGTCCTCGGGCTTGTTGGCAACCTGCTGGCCATGTTTCTGCTGCGCTCGCGTCGGAGCCACCACTCGTCCATCGACTGCCTCGTGATCAGTCTGGCGCTCACGGACCTCCAGTTCGTGCTCACCTTGCCCTTCTGGGCCGTGGACACGGTGCTGGACTTCCGCTGGCCGTTCGGCTGGATCATGTGTAAGGTCGTGAGCTCCGTCACCACCCTCAACATGTACGCCAGCGTGTTCTTCCTCACGGCCATGAGCGTGACCCGCTACCACTACCTCGTAAACTCCCTGAAGATGGGCAGCCCCGGCAGAGCGGCCTCTCGCGCCCGGTGGGCCAGCCTGGCCATCTGGGTGGTGTCGCTCGTGGCCACTCTCCCGCACGCGCTCTACTCCACCACTGTCCAGGTAGGTCGAAgaatacaattaattaattaattaattaattaattaatgaattaaccCATTTATATGAAAGTAAGAAAAATACCTTCACAACAgttacaaaatgtttttttcgcAGGTGTCGGCGGAAGACGAGCTGTGCTTGGTGCGTTTCTCCAACTCGGACCCGGGCCACTGGGACCCCCAGGTGCTGCTGGGACTCTACCAGACCCAGAAGGTGCTACTGGGCTTCGTCGTCCCCCTGGTGGTCATCAGCGTGTgctacctgctcctcctgcgCTTCGTCCTGAGCCGCCGCGCCGTGGTGGGCGGCGAGGGGCCGGTGGGGGCCACCAAGCGTACCGACCAGGAGAGGGGCCGCCGCCTGCGCCAGTCCAAGGTCACGCGCTCCGTCACCATCGTGGTGCTGTCCTTCTTCCTCTGCTGGCTGCCCAACCAGGCGCTGACTCTGTGGGGGGTGCTCATCAAATTTGACCTGGTGCCCTTCAGCAAGGCCTTCTACAACGCCCAGGCGTACGCCTTCCCGCTGACCGTGTGCCTGGCCCACACCAACAGCTGCCTGAACCCCGTGCTGTACTGCCTCAGCCGCCAGGAGTACCGCACGGGCCTGAGGGAGCTCCTGGTGCGCACCTCCCGCTCCCTGCGCTCCGTCTGCCACCGGGCCCTCAGGGGCCGCAGGGTGGGGGAGGCCGGCAGGGGGCTCCCGCCTCGCTGGTCCTAGCGCTCGGAGACATCCACCGCCTGACACGTGTGTTCGGGGGTGTGTGAGGCCGGAGAGGAATGGGGCGTGATGCGACAAGCAACGAGCTGACAGCTCCGTTACGGTTGTCTGTGGTCATTGTTAAACAGAGCAGCTGTTTTTAAGACCCgatttaaaaagaagaagggtCTTGATTGTCCTCTGTTTCCGTGTGTACCAATCCCCCTGTGGGCGTGAGTGGGTCTGATTGGGCTCGGGGGGGCTGCTCCCCTCTGGTACATTGATTGAGTAATCAGGGGGCAcgggttaaaccagccatctccacCGCACTCAGGGAGAGGTTTCCTGCTTCATTATCTACAACTAACAATAAACAGGAtttaacaccaccacccccctgtGTCACGAGGGCCGTTGTGTAGCAAATGTCCATGCCACACACTAGGGGACTTATTCTGGGCTCCTCCAGTCTAAGGGTGGTGGTGTAAAGTCGGGTTTATTCTTACAGTTGTAGATAACGAACATGGCAAGGGTGCCCTGCTGCCACGCAGAAGTATGCgtggagatggctggtttaacctgtgcacactggtGGCTtcatgtgcaacaggtgtgcagcctcacccagagtCCATCCGACTCCACCAGGTGTTGGCTGATTAAACCAGcgaacacccacccacacccacacacccccattTGGAAAGAAAAGACACTGCAACTATAC is a window from the Gadus chalcogrammus isolate NIFS_2021 chromosome 8, NIFS_Gcha_1.0, whole genome shotgun sequence genome containing:
- the LOC130387900 gene encoding relaxin-3 receptor 1-like, which codes for MQVNSSALLLQDLGLCGGDDEYDSPRKVNGSWVAEQNFSLNCWLQFLSKETSLDLHGDSANLVVRVLIALVYLVVCVLGLVGNLLAMFLLRSRRSHHSSIDCLVISLALTDLQFVLTLPFWAVDTVLDFRWPFGWIMCKVVSSVTTLNMYASVFFLTAMSVTRYHYLVNSLKMGSPGRAASRARWASLAIWVVSLVATLPHALYSTTVQVSAEDELCLVRFSNSDPGHWDPQVLLGLYQTQKVLLGFVVPLVVISVCYLLLLRFVLSRRAVVGGEGPVGATKRTDQERGRRLRQSKVTRSVTIVVLSFFLCWLPNQALTLWGVLIKFDLVPFSKAFYNAQAYAFPLTVCLAHTNSCLNPVLYCLSRQEYRTGLRELLVRTSRSLRSVCHRALRGRRVGEAGRGLPPRWS